A genomic segment from Malus domestica chromosome 05, GDT2T_hap1 encodes:
- the LOC103434835 gene encoding triose phosphate/phosphate translocator, chloroplastic isoform X1 — protein sequence MQSRVFSRATAFAPLPYQRKPSHRENGAVPFVSARPIGAVSEGGNLIWGRQLRPALLLEASPMKREILRPCKTAASSPAEGDSAGDAKVAPIGFFGKYPFILTGFFFFMWYFLNVIFNIMNKKIYNYFPYPYFVSVVHLAVGVVYCLISWAVGLPKRAPMDANLLKLLIPVAVCHALGHVTSNVSFAAVAVSFTHTIKALEPFFNAAASQFVLGQSIPLSLWLSLAPVVIGVSMASLTELSFNWLGFISAMISNISFTYRSIYSKKAMTDMDSTNLYAYISIIALFVCIPPALIVEGPQLIKYGFNDAIAKVGLVKFVTDLFWVGLFYHLYNQLATNTLERVAPLTHAVGNVLKRVFVIGFSIVVFGNKISTQTGIGTGIAIAGVAIYSYLKAKIEEEKRQGKAA from the exons ATGCAGTCGCGGGTGTTCTCACGCGCCACCGCATTCGCACCACTCCCCTACCAGCGCAAGCCATCCCACAGAGAGAATGGCGCCGTCCCGTTCGTCTCGGCCCGGCCAATCGGGGCCGTGAGCGAGGGCGGGAACCTCATATGGGGGAGGCAGCTCCGCCCGGCGCTGCTGCTCGAGGCGTCGCCGATGAAGAGGGAGATTCTCCGGCCGTGCAAAACCGCGGCCTCGTCGCCGGCTGAAGGAGATTCCGCCGG GGACGCGAAGGTGGCGCCGATCGGGTTCTTCGGCAAGTACCCGTTTATCCTCAccggcttcttcttcttcatgtg GTATTTTCTGAACGTAATTTTCAACATCATGAACAAGAAGATCTACAATTACTTTCCGTATCCATA TTTTGTGTCCGTCGTGCACTTGGCTGTCGGAGTTGTGTACTGTTTGATCAGCTGGGCTGTGGGCCTTCCCAAACGCGCT CCAATGGATGCAAACCTCTTGAAGCTGCTTATCCCAGTGGCAGTGTGCCATGCACTTGGCCACGTCACCAGCAACGTCTCGTTTGCAGCCGTTGCTGTCTCATTCACACATACAATCAAAG CTCTTGAGCCATTCTTCAATGCTGCTGCTTCGCAATTTGTACTCGGACAATCAATCCCCTTGTCTCTATGGCTGTCCCTGGCTCCTGTTGTTATTG GTGTGTCGATGGCATCGCTGACTGAGTTGTCGTTCAACTGGCTTGGCTTCATTAGTGCTATGATTTCAAATATCTCCTTCACTTACAGGAGTATCTATTCAAAGAAAGCCATG ACTGATATGGATAGTACAAATCTATATGCCTATATTTCGATCATTGCACTCTTCGTCTGCATTCCACCTGCTCTCATC GTAGAGGGACCTCAACTAATCAAGTATGGTTTCAATGATGCAATTGCTAAAGTAGGACTTGTCAAGTTCGTCACCGATCTCTTCTGGGTGGGATTGTTTTACCATCTCTATAACCAG TTGGCTACCAACACCCTGGAGAGAGTGGCGCCTCTTACGCACGCAGTTGGAAACGTGCTGAAGCGTGTGTTTGTGATTGGCTTCTCAATCGTGGTCTTTG GTAACAAGATTTCAACACAAACTGGTATTGGAACTGGCATTGCAATTGCAGGAGTGGCGATCTACTCTTACCTCAAGGCCAAGATAGAAGAAGAGAAACGA CAAGGGAAAGCTGCGTGA
- the LOC103434835 gene encoding triose phosphate/phosphate translocator, chloroplastic isoform X2, with the protein MWYFLNVIFNIMNKKIYNYFPYPYFVSVVHLAVGVVYCLISWAVGLPKRAPMDANLLKLLIPVAVCHALGHVTSNVSFAAVAVSFTHTIKALEPFFNAAASQFVLGQSIPLSLWLSLAPVVIGVSMASLTELSFNWLGFISAMISNISFTYRSIYSKKAMTDMDSTNLYAYISIIALFVCIPPALIVEGPQLIKYGFNDAIAKVGLVKFVTDLFWVGLFYHLYNQLATNTLERVAPLTHAVGNVLKRVFVIGFSIVVFGNKISTQTGIGTGIAIAGVAIYSYLKAKIEEEKRQGKAA; encoded by the exons atgtg GTATTTTCTGAACGTAATTTTCAACATCATGAACAAGAAGATCTACAATTACTTTCCGTATCCATA TTTTGTGTCCGTCGTGCACTTGGCTGTCGGAGTTGTGTACTGTTTGATCAGCTGGGCTGTGGGCCTTCCCAAACGCGCT CCAATGGATGCAAACCTCTTGAAGCTGCTTATCCCAGTGGCAGTGTGCCATGCACTTGGCCACGTCACCAGCAACGTCTCGTTTGCAGCCGTTGCTGTCTCATTCACACATACAATCAAAG CTCTTGAGCCATTCTTCAATGCTGCTGCTTCGCAATTTGTACTCGGACAATCAATCCCCTTGTCTCTATGGCTGTCCCTGGCTCCTGTTGTTATTG GTGTGTCGATGGCATCGCTGACTGAGTTGTCGTTCAACTGGCTTGGCTTCATTAGTGCTATGATTTCAAATATCTCCTTCACTTACAGGAGTATCTATTCAAAGAAAGCCATG ACTGATATGGATAGTACAAATCTATATGCCTATATTTCGATCATTGCACTCTTCGTCTGCATTCCACCTGCTCTCATC GTAGAGGGACCTCAACTAATCAAGTATGGTTTCAATGATGCAATTGCTAAAGTAGGACTTGTCAAGTTCGTCACCGATCTCTTCTGGGTGGGATTGTTTTACCATCTCTATAACCAG TTGGCTACCAACACCCTGGAGAGAGTGGCGCCTCTTACGCACGCAGTTGGAAACGTGCTGAAGCGTGTGTTTGTGATTGGCTTCTCAATCGTGGTCTTTG GTAACAAGATTTCAACACAAACTGGTATTGGAACTGGCATTGCAATTGCAGGAGTGGCGATCTACTCTTACCTCAAGGCCAAGATAGAAGAAGAGAAACGA CAAGGGAAAGCTGCGTGA